From Azospirillum sp. TSA2s, a single genomic window includes:
- a CDS encoding Hsp20/alpha crystallin family protein encodes MSMTETSAGEKPKELKTTGMAAKEVAERNRHPLFALRDEFDRLFDEASSMLRFPWSRRPIFGLEPLLRSDADLEAIVPPAEVDERETEYRVTLEIPGMDEKDAEVSIQDDILTVKAEKKEETEEKDKNRYFSERRYGLCARTFRLPANVKADAITASMKNGVLTIVLPKSEPSKPTRRTIEIAKV; translated from the coding sequence ATGAGCATGACTGAAACGAGCGCCGGCGAAAAGCCGAAGGAGCTCAAGACCACCGGCATGGCGGCCAAGGAAGTGGCGGAGCGCAATCGCCATCCGCTTTTCGCCCTGCGCGACGAGTTCGACCGCCTGTTCGACGAAGCATCGTCCATGCTGCGCTTCCCGTGGAGCCGCCGCCCGATATTCGGCCTTGAGCCGCTGTTGCGCAGCGACGCCGATCTGGAAGCGATCGTGCCCCCGGCGGAAGTGGATGAACGGGAGACCGAATACCGCGTCACCCTGGAAATCCCCGGCATGGACGAGAAGGACGCCGAGGTTTCCATCCAGGACGACATCCTGACCGTCAAGGCCGAGAAGAAGGAGGAGACGGAAGAAAAGGACAAGAACCGTTATTTCTCGGAACGCCGCTATGGACTGTGCGCCCGCACCTTCCGGCTGCCGGCCAACGTGAAGGCGGACGCGATCACGGCCAGCATGAAGAACGGCGTGCTCACCATCGTGCTGCCGAAGAG
- the mgtA gene encoding magnesium-translocating P-type ATPase has translation MGVQEDRITDEIWTKPISAVLTELGTTSIGLARTEAASRRRRYGFNRPTTHHRRPLWLEFLSRFLNPLVLILLFASALSAATGNLTSFVIVFILVILSVTLDFIQEMRAENAIEALRRSVAIRVQVRRDGVEISEAADLLVPGDIVRLAAGDLVPADCRLIEARDLFVNQATLTGEPYPVEKHADALCPSAGGPAEAINTVFMGSSVISGSATAVICRIGDATVFGRLSGSLTASPPPTAFELGIRQFGFLILRLTIFLVLFVLAVNVLFHRPWLESLMFALALAVGLTPELLPMIVTVTLARGALRLAKRRVIVKRLAAMHNIGAMDVLCTDKTGTLTEATIRMVRHLDCLGAESERVFRLAYLNSHFESGIKSPLDEAVIAFRKMDVTGWEKIDEVPFDFERRRVSVLVTDGSRPLLVVKGAPEDVLRLSTHYEADEGVVKPLDPAARARLDALFQTLGEDGFRVLAVASKVMAADHRTAALGDECELDFAGYAVFLDPPKASATAAIGALGGAGVAVKVLTGDNERVTRHVCAELGLAITGLVTGDDLRAMSEEALRARLGEVNVYCRVTPQQKERVLLAYKRSGRVVGFLGDGINDASAIHAADVGISVDSAADVAKEAAGLILLDHDLSVVGEAVTEGRRTVHNVTKYVLMGSSSNFGNMFSMAGASLFLPFLPMLPTQVLLNNLLYDASEAGVPLDNVEADVLSAPVRWDLQLIQRFMLVLGPISSVFDFLTFYALLHLFDADEALFQTGWFVESLATQVLVIFVIRTRHAPWRSRPHPVLAGLTLGAATVGALLPLTPAGTFFGFVAPPASFYLFLAAAVVTYLALVEAIKRLFFRHTALHWKARRPRSRPSWRS, from the coding sequence ATGGGAGTTCAGGAGGACAGGATCACGGACGAGATCTGGACAAAGCCAATCTCCGCCGTCCTGACGGAGTTGGGGACCACGAGCATCGGGTTGGCCCGGACCGAGGCGGCTAGCCGCCGCAGACGATACGGGTTCAACCGCCCCACGACGCATCACCGCCGGCCGCTGTGGCTGGAGTTCCTGTCGCGTTTCCTCAATCCGCTCGTTCTCATCCTGCTGTTTGCCAGCGCCTTGTCGGCGGCCACCGGCAATCTCACCAGCTTCGTCATCGTCTTCATCCTGGTCATACTCAGCGTCACCCTCGACTTCATCCAGGAGATGCGGGCGGAAAACGCGATCGAGGCTTTGCGCCGGTCCGTCGCCATCCGTGTCCAGGTCCGACGCGATGGTGTCGAGATCTCGGAAGCGGCGGATCTGCTGGTTCCCGGCGACATCGTCCGTCTGGCTGCCGGTGATCTCGTGCCGGCCGATTGCCGTCTCATCGAGGCACGCGACCTGTTCGTCAACCAGGCGACGCTGACCGGAGAACCCTATCCGGTCGAGAAGCACGCCGATGCGCTCTGCCCGTCGGCCGGCGGACCAGCCGAGGCGATCAACACCGTCTTCATGGGGTCCTCCGTCATCAGCGGCAGTGCCACCGCCGTGATTTGCCGGATCGGCGACGCCACCGTCTTCGGCCGGCTGAGCGGCAGCCTGACGGCATCGCCGCCGCCCACCGCCTTCGAACTGGGCATCCGGCAATTCGGGTTTCTGATCCTGCGGCTGACCATCTTCCTGGTCCTGTTCGTTCTGGCGGTGAATGTCCTGTTTCACCGCCCCTGGCTCGAGTCGCTGATGTTCGCCCTCGCCCTGGCGGTCGGGCTGACGCCGGAACTGCTGCCGATGATCGTGACCGTCACGCTGGCGCGCGGTGCGCTACGCCTTGCCAAGCGCCGGGTGATCGTCAAGCGGCTGGCCGCCATGCACAACATCGGCGCCATGGACGTGCTGTGCACCGACAAGACCGGAACGCTGACCGAGGCCACGATCCGCATGGTCCGTCATCTGGATTGCCTCGGCGCGGAGAGCGAGCGCGTCTTCCGGCTGGCCTACCTGAACAGTCATTTCGAGAGCGGCATCAAGAGCCCCCTCGATGAGGCCGTCATCGCCTTCCGCAAGATGGATGTCACTGGCTGGGAGAAGATCGACGAGGTGCCCTTCGACTTCGAACGGCGCCGCGTCTCGGTTCTCGTCACAGACGGCTCCCGGCCCCTGCTGGTGGTCAAGGGAGCGCCGGAGGACGTGCTGCGGCTGTCCACCCACTATGAAGCCGACGAGGGTGTCGTGAAGCCGCTCGACCCGGCGGCGCGGGCACGGCTGGATGCCCTGTTCCAGACGCTGGGAGAGGACGGCTTTCGGGTGCTGGCCGTCGCCTCGAAGGTGATGGCGGCCGATCACCGGACCGCCGCCCTGGGCGACGAATGCGAATTGGACTTCGCCGGCTATGCCGTCTTTCTCGATCCTCCCAAGGCGAGCGCCACCGCGGCGATCGGCGCCTTGGGCGGCGCCGGCGTCGCGGTCAAGGTTCTGACGGGCGACAATGAACGGGTGACGCGGCATGTCTGCGCGGAGCTTGGCCTCGCCATCACCGGCCTCGTCACCGGTGACGACCTGCGCGCGATGAGCGAGGAGGCCCTGCGCGCCCGTCTCGGCGAGGTCAATGTGTATTGCCGGGTGACGCCGCAGCAGAAGGAACGCGTGCTGTTGGCCTACAAGCGGTCCGGCCGCGTGGTCGGGTTCCTCGGCGACGGGATCAACGACGCATCCGCCATCCACGCCGCCGACGTCGGCATCTCGGTGGACAGCGCCGCCGATGTCGCGAAGGAAGCGGCCGGCCTCATCCTGCTCGACCACGACCTGTCGGTGGTGGGCGAGGCGGTGACGGAGGGGCGCCGCACCGTCCACAACGTCACCAAATACGTTCTGATGGGCAGCAGTTCGAATTTCGGCAACATGTTCAGCATGGCGGGCGCCTCCCTGTTCCTGCCGTTCCTGCCGATGCTGCCGACCCAGGTGCTGCTCAACAACCTGCTGTATGACGCGTCGGAAGCCGGCGTTCCGCTCGACAATGTCGAGGCGGACGTGCTGAGCGCCCCGGTACGGTGGGACCTGCAGTTGATCCAGCGCTTCATGCTGGTGTTGGGACCGATCAGTTCGGTGTTCGACTTCCTGACCTTCTATGCCCTGCTTCACCTGTTCGATGCCGACGAAGCGCTCTTCCAGACCGGATGGTTCGTGGAAAGTCTGGCCACGCAGGTGCTGGTGATCTTCGTGATCCGGACCCGCCACGCTCCCTGGCGAAGCCGTCCTCATCCGGTCCTGGCCGGGCTGACACTGGGCGCCGCCACCGTCGGCGCATTGCTTCCCCTCACCCCGGCGGGAACCTTCTTCGGCTTCGTCGCGCCGCCGGCCTCCTTCTACCTGTTCCTGGCGGCGGCGGTCGTCACCTATCTGGCCCTGGTCGAAGCGATCAAGCGGCTGTTCTTCCGCCACACCGCTTTGCATTGGAAGGCACGGCGCCCGCGCTCCAGACCATCCTGGCGAAGCTGA
- a CDS encoding phosphoribosyltransferase — translation MGHWPAMEGGDGITALFRDRTDAGRRLAEKLSPLRDQAPVVLALPRGGVAVAVEIARRLHAPLGLVLVRKLGAPYQPELAIGAIASCGAGGNAAIETVINSNVGLLLPDSWLEEETGRQLKELERRRTTYLAGRRQPAIAGRTAILVDDGIATGATMLAALQAVRKEGPKALVLAVPVAPADSLAAFTETADTVICLETPASFMSIGAFYRDFRQLDDSDVIGLLDAAGQF, via the coding sequence ATGGGCCATTGGCCGGCGATGGAAGGGGGGGACGGAATCACGGCCCTTTTCAGGGACCGGACCGATGCCGGCAGGCGGCTGGCCGAAAAGCTGTCGCCCCTGCGGGATCAGGCGCCCGTTGTCCTGGCCCTCCCGCGCGGCGGTGTTGCGGTGGCGGTGGAGATCGCAAGGAGGCTTCACGCCCCGCTCGGGCTCGTTCTGGTCCGCAAACTCGGTGCTCCGTACCAGCCGGAACTGGCGATCGGTGCGATTGCCAGTTGTGGGGCAGGAGGGAACGCGGCGATCGAGACGGTGATCAATTCCAACGTCGGCCTCCTTTTGCCCGATTCATGGCTCGAAGAGGAGACGGGTCGTCAACTCAAGGAATTGGAGCGACGCCGCACCACTTATCTCGCAGGTCGGCGTCAGCCGGCCATAGCCGGCCGTACCGCCATCCTGGTCGATGACGGCATTGCCACCGGTGCCACCATGCTCGCCGCTCTCCAAGCGGTGCGCAAGGAGGGGCCGAAGGCGCTCGTGTTGGCCGTTCCGGTGGCGCCGGCGGACAGCCTGGCTGCATTCACCGAAACAGCGGACACCGTCATCTGTCTGGAAACTCCCGCCTCTTTCATGTCCATCGGAGCGTTCTACCGCGACTTCCGCCAACTGGATGACTCCGACGTGATCGGTCTCCTCGACGCTGCCGGACAATTTTGA
- a CDS encoding GYD domain-containing protein, translating to MATFIMLTRLIQGTKAPPKSTDKIRQHLAEQIGQNCPDVEWRSSFAVLGPYDFLDIFTAPGIDAAMRVATTVRASGYAHTEIWGASELHPIHAAVRTSDPLAE from the coding sequence ATGGCCACATTCATCATGCTGACACGGCTTATCCAGGGGACGAAAGCTCCACCGAAATCCACCGACAAGATCCGGCAGCATCTCGCCGAACAGATCGGCCAGAACTGCCCGGATGTCGAATGGCGAAGCAGCTTTGCCGTTCTCGGTCCCTACGACTTCCTCGACATCTTCACCGCTCCAGGGATTGACGCGGCAATGAGGGTGGCGACCACCGTCCGTGCGTCCGGTTACGCCCACACCGAAATCTGGGGGGCAAGCGAGTTGCATCCCATCCATGCCGCTGTTCGGACCTCCGACCCTCTGGCCGAATAG
- a CDS encoding ribose-phosphate pyrophosphokinase — MTHDGMLLFDLDPHWRHGRRIATHLEIPVSPHEERRFEDGEMKVRPLISVRDRDVFVVQSLLGDAHDSVHDKLWRLLLFIGALKDSSARRVTVVAPYLAYSRKDRRTKSRDPVATRQLAILFEAAGVDRVVTMDVHNQAAFENAFRCRTEHLLARPLFADHVKATAGNDPIALVSPDVGGMKRVEQLHETLEHSLARPVGLAFMEKTRSAGVVGGGQLVGNVAGCRVLILDDLIATGTTMLRAAEACRTAGALSVVAMATHGVFAPGAVEMLQSPAFDSVVVTDTVPPWRLEGDIAVRRLTVLDTTPLFAEAIARMHAGGSLSDLL, encoded by the coding sequence ATGACGCACGATGGAATGCTGCTGTTCGATCTGGACCCGCATTGGCGGCATGGCCGCCGGATCGCCACCCATCTGGAGATTCCCGTTTCCCCGCATGAGGAGAGGCGCTTCGAGGATGGCGAAATGAAGGTTCGCCCCTTGATCAGCGTCAGGGACCGCGACGTGTTCGTTGTCCAGTCCCTGCTGGGCGATGCTCATGACAGCGTGCATGACAAGCTCTGGCGGCTCCTGCTTTTCATCGGGGCCCTGAAGGATTCGTCCGCGCGCCGGGTGACGGTGGTGGCCCCCTATCTGGCCTACAGCCGCAAGGACCGCCGCACGAAATCCCGCGACCCTGTGGCAACCCGCCAACTGGCGATCCTGTTCGAGGCGGCCGGTGTCGACCGGGTCGTCACGATGGACGTGCACAATCAGGCCGCATTCGAGAATGCTTTCCGCTGCCGGACCGAGCATCTTCTGGCACGACCCCTTTTTGCCGATCACGTCAAGGCGACGGCGGGGAATGACCCGATTGCCCTGGTTTCCCCCGATGTCGGAGGCATGAAGAGGGTCGAACAGCTTCACGAAACGCTGGAGCACAGCCTTGCCCGGCCGGTCGGTCTGGCCTTCATGGAGAAGACCCGCAGTGCCGGAGTTGTCGGCGGTGGCCAGTTGGTCGGCAACGTGGCTGGCTGCAGAGTACTGATTCTCGACGATCTCATTGCAACGGGAACCACCATGCTGCGGGCCGCCGAAGCGTGCCGGACGGCGGGAGCCCTTTCGGTGGTGGCAATGGCAACCCACGGAGTGTTCGCGCCAGGTGCCGTCGAGATGCTGCAGTCGCCGGCCTTCGACAGCGTCGTGGTGACCGACACGGTACCGCCCTGGCGATTGGAGGGCGACATAGCGGTTCGAAGACTCACGGTTCTGGACACCACCCCGCTGTTCGCAGAGGCGATCGCCCGCATGCATGCCGGCGGTTCGTTGAGCGATCTTCTTTAG
- a CDS encoding universal stress protein, whose translation MIKHILVLLDGDAADERALNAAFTLAKLFHGHVEAFHVRPDPRLAIPPIAEGFSSDMLERLIREAEQADQERASHARRSFDAAVATAGIHSVGYPDADTAIASGSITATWREMVGQPEDILTQRGRCADLLLFAQPFDAPANVLRLETALFETGQPILLAAPGMDGEALSSIAIAWDGSRQAARAIAGAMPLLRRARNATILTVDGDDDVNGPTAPMITCLSDHLAWHGISVAVDVLHKDGRPTGELLTGRAKEIGAGLLVMGGYGHSRFREMVLGGATRHVLGTALECSVLIAH comes from the coding sequence ATGATCAAGCATATACTTGTCCTGCTCGATGGTGACGCCGCCGACGAACGGGCGCTGAACGCCGCCTTTACCCTCGCCAAGCTGTTCCATGGGCATGTTGAGGCCTTCCACGTTCGGCCCGACCCGCGGTTGGCCATTCCGCCGATTGCCGAGGGCTTCTCATCCGACATGCTGGAGCGCCTGATCCGGGAGGCGGAGCAGGCGGACCAGGAACGGGCATCGCACGCAAGGCGCAGCTTCGACGCCGCTGTTGCGACCGCCGGCATTCACAGCGTCGGCTATCCCGACGCCGATACCGCCATCGCGTCCGGTTCCATCACAGCGACTTGGCGCGAAATGGTTGGCCAGCCGGAGGACATTCTCACTCAGCGTGGGCGCTGTGCCGACCTCCTCCTGTTCGCGCAGCCATTCGATGCTCCGGCCAATGTCCTGCGGCTGGAGACGGCATTGTTCGAAACCGGTCAGCCGATCCTGCTGGCGGCACCAGGCATGGATGGAGAGGCGCTTTCATCGATCGCAATCGCCTGGGACGGCAGCCGGCAAGCGGCAAGGGCGATCGCCGGGGCCATGCCGCTCCTGCGGCGGGCGCGGAATGCCACCATACTGACGGTGGACGGAGACGATGACGTCAATGGTCCGACGGCGCCGATGATCACATGCCTTTCCGACCATCTGGCCTGGCACGGCATCTCCGTGGCGGTCGACGTCCTGCACAAGGACGGCCGCCCGACCGGCGAGTTGCTGACCGGAAGGGCGAAGGAGATCGGTGCGGGTCTTCTGGTCATGGGCGGCTACGGACACAGCCGGTTCCGGGAAATGGTCCTGGGCGGCGCAACCCGCCATGTGCTGGGGACCGCTCTCGAATGTTCGGTCCTGATCGCACACTGA
- a CDS encoding BCAM0308 family protein, giving the protein MGQKPQNRRAVIDGRLQPERRDRLIQEKEHDPYKSDLKPADPSVCSRCHAVYEDGRWRWGARPADATETVCQACQRIEERIPAGILTMSGAFVQAHRAEIMAQVRHQEKLETAEHPLNRIMDIQDTADGMDVTTTDLHLPRRIAEALAGHHHGEVTWKYAEGECLLRVNWHTD; this is encoded by the coding sequence ATGGGACAAAAACCTCAGAACCGCCGCGCGGTCATCGATGGCCGCCTGCAACCGGAACGGCGAGACCGGCTGATCCAGGAGAAGGAGCACGACCCCTACAAATCGGACCTCAAACCCGCCGATCCCAGCGTCTGTTCACGCTGCCACGCGGTCTACGAGGACGGTCGCTGGCGGTGGGGGGCGAGGCCCGCCGATGCGACGGAGACCGTGTGCCAGGCCTGCCAGCGCATCGAGGAGCGGATCCCGGCCGGCATCCTGACGATGAGCGGCGCCTTCGTCCAAGCCCATCGTGCCGAGATCATGGCGCAGGTCCGTCATCAGGAGAAACTCGAGACCGCCGAGCATCCGCTCAACAGGATCATGGACATCCAAGACACCGCCGACGGGATGGACGTGACGACCACGGATCTTCACTTGCCCCGGCGCATCGCCGAAGCGCTCGCTGGCCATCACCACGGTGAAGTGACGTGGAAGTACGCCGAGGGCGAGTGCCTCCTCAGGGTGAATTGGCACACCGATTGA
- a CDS encoding Crp/Fnr family transcriptional regulator, translated as MRPECQSCPVRRDGLCASASDAQLQALGTIKHPLWHVPAGGCVFAEGDGSEMVFIIRRGWAAVSVFHENGRRQVLRFAMPGSIVGFETTADGCMPCTVEALTDLTACPIPRQSLMRFCQTAPELTLRMWSLLAAETISDWRLLGGLGTCTATERIARLLVALCQRQRRESGACVDDDCVDEFALPISQTVIADATGLTSVHVCRTLKEMRAAGLLSFTKGRLRVMDWPRLADLAEMSETPAPQSAFLPPPPGLEPDTWCGDAWHNASGRCHGSSPISSPIGSPFGPS; from the coding sequence ATGCGGCCCGAATGCCAATCCTGCCCGGTTCGACGCGACGGGCTATGCGCAAGCGCCTCCGACGCGCAACTCCAGGCGCTCGGCACCATCAAGCACCCGCTCTGGCATGTGCCTGCGGGCGGCTGCGTCTTCGCCGAAGGGGACGGCAGCGAGATGGTGTTCATCATTCGCCGCGGCTGGGCGGCGGTGTCCGTCTTCCACGAGAACGGGCGTCGCCAGGTGCTTCGCTTCGCCATGCCCGGAAGCATAGTCGGGTTCGAGACGACCGCCGACGGCTGCATGCCCTGCACGGTGGAGGCGCTGACCGACCTCACCGCCTGTCCGATCCCGCGCCAGTCGCTGATGCGGTTCTGCCAGACCGCACCGGAACTGACGTTGCGGATGTGGTCGCTTCTGGCGGCGGAGACGATTTCGGACTGGCGTCTGCTGGGCGGGCTCGGCACCTGCACCGCGACCGAGCGGATCGCCCGCCTCCTCGTCGCGCTGTGCCAACGCCAACGCCGGGAGTCCGGCGCCTGTGTGGATGACGACTGTGTGGACGAGTTCGCGCTCCCGATCAGCCAGACGGTGATCGCCGACGCGACCGGCCTGACCTCGGTTCATGTCTGCCGGACCTTGAAGGAGATGCGGGCCGCCGGACTGCTGTCGTTCACCAAGGGGCGACTGCGCGTCATGGATTGGCCGCGGTTGGCCGATCTGGCGGAGATGTCCGAGACGCCGGCGCCCCAGTCCGCATTCCTGCCGCCGCCTCCGGGGTTGGAGCCGGACACATGGTGCGGGGATGCCTGGCACAATGCATCCGGCCGATGCCATGGATCATCGCCCATATCATCGCCCATCGGCTCGCCCTTCGGCCCCTCGTGA
- a CDS encoding HPF/RaiA family ribosome-associated protein, producing the protein MQFPVQITFDNLEPSPALETVVREHAAKLERFFDHIMACHVTIDAPHRHQHQGKLYAVRIDLTVPGEKLAVRHARPEDHAHENPRVAVRDAFDAARRELEDYARRRRADVKTHVVPLHGRVVRLFAGDGYGFIETTDGQEVYFHRNSVADGSFDALKVDQEVRLSIAEKESAQGPQATTVTPVGKHHVVG; encoded by the coding sequence ATGCAATTCCCGGTGCAGATCACCTTCGACAATCTGGAACCGTCGCCCGCCCTGGAGACGGTCGTGCGGGAGCACGCCGCCAAGCTGGAGCGGTTCTTCGACCACATCATGGCGTGCCATGTGACCATCGACGCGCCGCACCGGCACCAGCACCAGGGCAAGCTCTATGCGGTCCGGATCGACCTGACCGTGCCGGGGGAAAAGTTGGCCGTGCGTCACGCCAGGCCCGAGGACCATGCTCACGAGAATCCGAGAGTCGCCGTGCGCGATGCGTTCGACGCGGCCCGCCGGGAGTTGGAGGATTACGCGCGCCGCCGCCGGGCGGACGTGAAGACGCATGTCGTTCCCTTGCACGGCCGCGTGGTCCGCCTGTTCGCCGGAGACGGCTACGGTTTCATCGAAACGACGGACGGGCAGGAGGTCTATTTCCACCGCAACAGCGTGGCGGACGGGTCCTTCGACGCCCTGAAGGTTGACCAGGAGGTCCGCCTGAGCATCGCCGAAAAGGAAAGCGCCCAGGGGCCGCAGGCGACCACGGTCACCCCGGTCGGCAAGCATCATGTCGTCGGCTAG
- the ppsA gene encoding phosphoenolpyruvate synthase, with protein MTDATYIRWFSDLGRDDVALVGGKNASLGELYRHLKPLGVEVPDGFALTAAAFRDALTAAKAWEDLHALLDGLDKNDVARLASAGARARDIVYSAGLTPAMEVQIRTAFRALLAEYGEGLTVAVRSSATAEDLPTASFAGQHETYLNVSGEAMLLDAVRRCHASLFTDRAISYRIDQGFDHFKVALSVGVQKMVRSDLASAGVMFTLDTESGFRDAVFITGAYGLGETVVQGAVDPDEFYVHKATFRQGHRAVLQRRLGEKQVKMVYRPGRTREPTRTVPTPDADRERFCLTDGEVLRLAGYAIRIEDHYGQPMDIEWAKDGLDGGLYIVQARPETVASQRTALELESFVPEAKGTMLASGRAVGGRMATGTVRVVTDAHHLSAFRPGEVLVADTTTPDWEPVMKTAAAIVTNRGGRTCHAAIVARELGIPAVVGAERATEALRDGQTVTVSCAEGETGKVYDGAVPFRVERLDLGRLPRPQTRIMVNLGNPDQAFQTGRLPVDGVGLARMEFIVNEAIKVHPMALVHPERVEDAEVRARIAHLTRNHPDGSAYFVERLSEGVGTIAAAFFPRPVIVRLSDFKTNEYASLLGGRWFEPVEENPMLGFRGAARYAHPAYEEGFALECRALARVRGEMGLTNVKVMVPFCRRLEEADRVIAAMARHGLERGRDGLQVYVMCEIPNNVLLVDEFAKRFDGFSIGSNDLTQLTLGVDRDSPLVAFDFDERDPGVLAFLRQAVEGARRNGRPCGICGQAPSDYPEIAEFLVRLGIDSISLTPDSVLRTLRAVVELERKLGRAPREPGTGGVS; from the coding sequence ATGACGGACGCCACATACATCCGCTGGTTCTCCGACCTCGGCCGCGACGACGTGGCCCTGGTGGGCGGCAAGAACGCCTCCCTCGGTGAGCTGTACCGCCACCTGAAGCCACTGGGGGTCGAGGTGCCGGACGGGTTCGCCCTGACCGCGGCGGCCTTCCGCGATGCGCTGACCGCGGCCAAGGCGTGGGAGGACCTCCACGCGCTGCTCGACGGGCTGGATAAGAACGACGTGGCCCGGCTTGCGAGCGCCGGAGCCCGTGCCCGCGACATCGTCTACTCGGCCGGCCTCACGCCGGCGATGGAGGTGCAAATCCGCACGGCCTTCCGCGCCCTGCTGGCCGAGTACGGGGAGGGCCTGACCGTCGCAGTCCGCAGTTCCGCCACCGCGGAGGATCTGCCGACCGCCAGTTTCGCCGGGCAGCACGAGACCTATCTGAATGTGTCCGGAGAGGCCATGCTGCTCGACGCGGTGCGGCGCTGCCACGCCTCGCTGTTCACCGACCGGGCCATCTCCTACCGGATCGACCAGGGCTTCGACCACTTCAAGGTCGCGCTGTCGGTCGGCGTGCAGAAAATGGTGCGTTCCGACCTCGCCTCGGCCGGGGTGATGTTCACGCTGGATACGGAATCGGGATTCCGCGACGCCGTGTTCATCACCGGCGCCTATGGGCTGGGGGAAACGGTCGTCCAGGGGGCGGTCGATCCCGACGAGTTCTATGTGCACAAGGCGACCTTCCGGCAAGGCCACCGCGCGGTGCTGCAGCGGCGGCTGGGCGAGAAGCAGGTGAAGATGGTTTACCGGCCGGGCCGCACGCGCGAGCCGACGCGGACCGTCCCCACTCCCGACGCCGACCGCGAGCGCTTCTGTCTGACAGACGGGGAGGTGCTGCGGCTTGCCGGATACGCCATCCGGATCGAGGACCATTACGGCCAGCCCATGGACATCGAATGGGCCAAGGACGGGCTGGACGGCGGCCTCTACATCGTCCAGGCCCGGCCGGAGACGGTCGCCTCCCAGCGGACGGCGCTGGAACTGGAGAGCTTCGTTCCGGAGGCGAAGGGGACCATGCTCGCGTCGGGACGCGCCGTCGGCGGACGCATGGCCACCGGGACGGTGCGTGTGGTGACCGATGCCCATCATCTGTCAGCCTTCCGTCCGGGCGAGGTTCTGGTGGCCGACACCACGACGCCGGATTGGGAGCCGGTGATGAAGACGGCCGCCGCCATCGTCACCAACCGGGGGGGCCGCACCTGCCATGCCGCCATAGTCGCCAGAGAGTTGGGCATTCCAGCCGTGGTCGGAGCCGAACGCGCGACGGAGGCCCTGCGTGATGGGCAGACGGTGACCGTCTCCTGCGCGGAGGGTGAAACCGGCAAGGTCTATGACGGCGCCGTGCCGTTCCGGGTGGAGCGCCTGGATCTTGGCCGGCTGCCGCGGCCGCAGACGCGCATCATGGTGAACCTCGGCAATCCCGATCAGGCCTTCCAGACCGGCCGGCTGCCGGTGGACGGTGTCGGGCTGGCGCGCATGGAGTTCATCGTCAACGAGGCCATCAAGGTCCATCCGATGGCGCTCGTCCACCCCGAGCGTGTCGAGGACGCCGAGGTGCGGGCCCGCATCGCCCACCTGACCCGCAACCACCCGGACGGCAGCGCCTATTTCGTGGAGCGCCTGTCGGAGGGGGTCGGCACCATCGCGGCGGCATTCTTCCCGCGACCGGTGATCGTCCGGCTGTCCGATTTCAAGACCAACGAATACGCTTCCCTGCTCGGCGGGAGATGGTTCGAGCCGGTCGAGGAGAACCCGATGCTGGGCTTCCGGGGGGCTGCGCGCTACGCCCACCCGGCTTACGAGGAAGGCTTTGCGCTGGAATGTCGGGCGCTTGCCCGCGTGCGTGGCGAGATGGGGCTGACCAACGTGAAGGTGATGGTGCCCTTCTGCCGCCGTCTGGAGGAAGCCGATCGGGTGATCGCCGCCATGGCGCGCCACGGGCTGGAGCGCGGGCGTGACGGCCTCCAGGTCTACGTGATGTGTGAAATCCCCAACAACGTGCTGCTGGTGGATGAGTTCGCCAAACGGTTCGACGGTTTTTCCATCGGGTCGAACGACCTGACGCAACTCACGCTCGGGGTGGACCGCGACAGCCCGCTGGTCGCCTTCGATTTCGACGAGCGCGATCCCGGCGTGCTGGCTTTCCTGCGCCAGGCCGTGGAGGGCGCGCGGCGCAATGGCCGGCCTTGCGGCATCTGCGGACAGGCGCCCTCGGACTATCCGGAGATCGCCGAATTCCTGGTGCGCCTCGGCATCGACTCCATCAGCCTGACGCCGGACAGCGTGCTCAGGACGCTGCGCGCGGTCGTGGAACTGGAACGGAAACTCGGCCGCGCGCCGCGCGAGCCCGGAACGGGAGGAGTGTCATGA